ATCAATGCAACGGATGATACATTTTGGGATCAGTTTTGGTCTGAAAATGTGACCAATGTCCAAGACATATTTACTTTAATTCCTGCTCCTGAAATTCGTATATTGAGGGAAGAGGCACCATCCAATTTAGCCACATTATGTTACAAAGCAGTTGAAAAATTAGTAAAAGCAGTTGATAATAGTTGTAGAACACAAAGAGAACAACAAACTGTTTTGAATTGTTGCCGTTTATTGACAAGACTATTGccatatattttcgaggatcctGATTGGAAAGGATTCTTTTGGTCCAGCTTACCTGGCAAAGAGGATGAAGAAAGCATTCCATTGGCTCACTCTCTACTCAACGCGCTTTGTGTATGATCATATActtgataataaaaaaaacaaaaaataaattgaatttcTTAATAACATGTGTGTCTGTTTTAGGATTTATTGTTTTGTCCTGACTTTACAGTAGCTGCAAATCGTAAATCCGGACCTGTaagtatttttctttatttaataataataaaaatttgaacaaattatattttaaattacttAGGATAAAGCAGAAGAACTGCAGTCTATAGATAGCTGTGAATACATTTGGGAAGCTggcgtgggatttgcacacTCACCTCCTAGATATTCAATTTTAGATTCAAATAGAACAGAGCTGTTAAAATTGTTACTCACATGCTTCAGTGAAACTATGTACAATCCTCCTATGGATCTTTCGGTAACGCCGAATAAATGGATCCAACATTTAACTAGTTCTGAAAATAGGTAATTCATAACAACTTTTACTATGAATTCATTATATGTATTTGTACGTATTTACGGAAACTTTCGATATTTCTATAACAGACATGCGTTACCTATGTTCACATCACTGTTGAATACAGTATGCGCATATGATCCTGTTGGGCTTGGTGTACCATATAATCACTTATTATTTACTGATTCGTTGGAACCTCTCGTTGACGTTGCTTTACAAATTCTTATAGTAACACTAGATCATGATACTAGCGGCGGTGCTCCATTAGAAGAAGGAATTCTTGgggataatttatttattaattacctGAGTCGTATTCATAGAGACGAAGGTAAAACTTGTCTACATATTTAGTTGTATTAATTCCACACAAGAGATTCAGTAAATGGTACAACCTTATAATATTAAAAGACAACTGTTTTTATAGATTTTCAGTTTGTATTGAAAGGTATTACAAGATTATTGAATAATCCATTAATGCAGACATATTTACCAAACTCGACTAAAAAAGTACACTTTCACCAAGAATTATTGGTATTCTTCTGGAAGATGTGCGATTATAAcaagaaatttttatattatgtaCTAAAAAGTTCCGACGTTCTTGAGGTATTAGTGCCTATATTGTATCACTTAAATGATTCGCGTGCAGACCAATGTAAGTTTTTAAAATCCTGGCAATTGGGTAAATTTTTCTTGAGAAGAtacgatcgaaaataatttttgtagctcGAGTCGGATTGATGCATATTGGCGTGTTTATTCTACTTCTGTTGAGCGGAGAACGTAATTTTGGTGTTCGATTAAACAAACCGTATACAGCCACAGTACCTATGGATATACCGGTTTTTACAGGTATAGTAATATTACTCTGTATTATATAAAATGttatacaaaattataaaatattcacagGTACACATGCTGATTTGTTAGTTACTGTTTTTCACAAGATAATCACAACTGGCCATCAAAGATTACAGCCATTGTTTGACTGTCTACTAACGATTCTAGTTAATGTTTCTCCATACCTGAAAACACTGTCAATGGTGGCTAGTACAAAATTATTGCATTTACTCGAAGCATTTAGTACTCCATGGTTTTTGTTTTCGGCTCCTACCAATCATCATTTGGTATTTTTTCTCCTTGAAATCTTTAACAATATTATTCAGGTAATCCATACATTTTCTACAGGTTATTTCTTATTCAAATAAATCTAATATAATATTCGTATTACCAGTATCAATTCGATGGAAACAGTAATTTGGTTTATACTATAATACGTAAAAGGCAAGTGTTTCACGCGCTGGCAAATTTACCAAGCGATTGTAATACAATTGCGAAATCTCTTAGTAAGAGACAACGCCGGCATGTACCTGCCAGTACATCTAGTGAAAATATTAACGAAGCAGCGATGGAGGGATCCCATCCTGCTCAACCCGCTGAACCTGGAACATTAAAAGCAACTTTGTTAGAAACGCCAGGTAAATTCGCGTTAGTAAGCTacgtaatattaataaattttattgaaatttttgcgaGTGGATTATTTTTGTGCCAGGTATCGAGAAAATGACTGAGAAAGAGTCCGCGCATCCATTAAGTCCTTCGGTGAACGTTGACGTAGGAAAAGCAAATCATCAAAATAACACAGACAGTTCAGAGGATTTAATGAGTTCTACCAAAAATACTGTTATACCGGTAGGAAAATAACTGTGTTGTTAATTTATGATTTCCTTGAATATTTATGATTGATTTATTTATTGCGTTGTTAATTAAACAGAAGGGAGGTATCAGAGTGGCAGAATACACGAATTCCTCTAACAACATAAATCAATGGGTTCCTTCGAGCGATTGGGTGTATCAGTGGAAGAGTAAACTTCCACTGCAAACTATTATGAGATTACTTCAGGTTCTTGTACCGCAAGTCGAAAAAATATGCATTGACAAGTAAGTAAACGCGTTTTTTGCTATTTTAAGTTTCAAAATTTCTTACAATAAAAACTTCTTTGATACTGTATGCTGTAATTTAATCGTATACGTTTTGATTATTTGTTtcttgaatgttttagaggcctGACGGATGAAAgcgaaattttgaaatttttacaacACGGCACTTTAGTTGGCTTGTTACCAGTACCACATCCGATTCTTATCAGACGATATCAAGCAAATGCAGGTACAACGGCTTGGTTCAGAACATATATGTGGGGTGTTATATACTTGAGAAACGTTGAACCACCGATTTGGTATGATACAGACGTAAAATTGTTTGAAATCCAACGAGTTTAAGCATGGCACATATTAAATATGCGAATTATGTTCAGCATGATTTAGAACTGAAATTTCTATTCTACACCGGCATAAAATATTGTATCCATAATATGAAAACGTATGTCCAAATAATCTATAACTTATAGTTTGCACGGAgcgataaaaaaatttactatcCTTTTAAGTAATTGAAAGAAGACGTTTTTATAAGTGTAGCTTTTCTTATTAATCTATTACACAGAGTTACAGAACTGATTTTACAAACGCCGATTGCAAAACGATATAGTAATGTAGTGTTACAATTCTTAACTGTCACTGATAGATGTGTAAATATTTGCGATTATGCAAGTGCCTTCACAGATGTAACTGACAAATCATTAAACCGAATCAATTGAAAAATAGCTACTCGTCGTTTGCTTGGTagctttaatattttaataataaaatattattttcactaTTTGTTTCTCTGTAAGGAACATCGCAGTTATATTTATTAAGAATAAACTTCCTTGTAAAATACTGGTTTTGTATGTCTGTGTAGTAGTAGTAGTTACATGCTTTAAAGACAATTTGATAATTCATGCAATTTAATGTAAATTGGATCACtcaaatttacaaatattctGGATAATTTTTACCTTATAAGTGGTACTACAAGTTTCAGTATATTGTTTGCAGTGTTCGAAACATTGAAAATTATTCTCGCGAAgggaaaaataattgtataatttaCATAATACATTTCAatagttttaaaattatacatttttcagTACGAAAAGAAAGAGAAATCTGTTTAAATATTGTAACTGCACCAATAACCTTATAAAGATCTTACATAATttcgttatttttatatttgtaaagaTTTAGAAgaaaaagtttaaaaatttttaaatcaaaattaaaacaaaatttattttttatttttgtaatttttaaatactATTATGTTTCATATCTTATTTGTGTATTGGTGCAATTACTTCTATTTTATGTATATCAAGAAAGACGAACGAGTCTTTAATACATAAATCTTATAGTGAAATGATATCTAAGCACGTTATGTATACAAAATAAGCACCTACACTTAATCATTATATGATAAAGCTATACAAGTATAGTGTAGCATAGAAATTTATAACGAGTTTGGTActcaaaattgaaaatataataaaacaaaataacaATACTTTCCTTATTACAAGCTATATTTTGATGTACAAAACTATAGCTTGAAGTTCATTGttagtaaaaaaaatttaatattctatatgatgatatattatataaatttgttttaaatatgAAACAAAGTTACTATATAAGCTATAATTTATATGCGCGTATACGCTTTTGACAttgtcaaaaaaagaaaaaaaaatgatataaaatCGTATATGTTAGTTGCGTTTATGTCAGTCGAGAAGTTTTAGAGACTGACAAAGATGTATGTGTGCTTGCTGTGTGCGTTGTGTATGTACACACTTACCCATATTATGTACATGTatgtaattaaatattataaaacacATGATGCTTAACCtacgtttttattaattattatactaTAAAACTTGTAATTTTATCCATATGAGATTGGTTTGTGGGAAGAGTGAGCTGTTTATACATTAAGTATGATTGGCATTTGTGCGCTGATTTAAATTTTCTTCGTTTCTGTTgcggaaataatattttttattctttaaacGAACGAATATATTGATTTTGCGTAAATTACATTGTTACGTGCTTCATaaagaaacgtttttttttcaatGGTACACTATTCTATATGTCTTttgattaaataaattacaaGCATACATTTaggtataaaaaattaaaatacatattCTCTTTCACTAAGCATAAAGTATTGCAAGCTTGTCTTTCATTCCTCTGTTCGGACATTGTATAATGCCCAAAATAGTCTTTTTATGCTTTCTAGTCATAAACATTATCAAGAATGATGTCGATGTTGCATCACTATATATATCACAGATGTAAAgtttgcctaacctagaacatTTGttgataccttttttttttacgttttaCTTGCTTTTCCATAAATTAAAAGCTCGTTAGTGGAACGTTTATGTTTAACGATGTACGATGATAATATATTGTATCAATGgttcatatttaaaaaatgtattacatgaaaaaatagtgATAGAACTCTATACATTATGACTTAATATCAACATTCACTTATCGCATGACTTTATCGTAAGACGGTGGCGGAGCCTCGTCCGTTGAATTAGGCGGAATTAAAATGGCAATGTGATAAGGTGGTGGTGGATTTTGCCTTACTACAGAAACAGGTCTAATATTTTCAGTGGGTATTGTATTAGTAGCAGTTACAGATGCGATATGTTCTTCTTGAATGCGATGCTCCTGATGATTGTTGCGTTGGCTTCGTCGACACACAATAGAGTACAAACATGCAAATACTAATAACGTTGACAGACCCcaaaatacaaatatttctaAACCTTGAccctatttataaaatatttaaatgttaCTTGTAAGGAGAATTACGACGAAGGACACGCTCTATAAAAAGTTCTCTTAATTAAAATGTATTAACATCAACTCACTTGATTGGCAAAGTAAAGTTTTGCAGCAGCAACAAATCCTGCTGCCAGTACAAACGTTATCCAGAGGCCGCACCGCAATCTATAACTTGCTATCTCTGCATCATTGAATTCTGAGAAGTCTAGAAGACTTCTGTTTGTTCCGTTCGGAGTAGTATTTGATAATATTAACTGATTATTCCCAGCTGTTGTTACATTACTGTAAACAAAAAGTTTGTATATTTTCGTTATTCCTTTGGTTATAATCTTGTAAACACCCATATCCTTGcacataaaatttataattaaggGCGAATCATTTATAAGTACTTTCTGATAGACATGTATAAGTGagtcaccctgtatataagaaGAACATGTTCCTCAGAATCCTCTTAGTAGACCTTTTTCTTTAATTACTTGGGGATGTTGTTCAGCTGAGTGCGTTGACTAGAGCCAACTGGAAACCTGTTTTGAGTTTCGCTATTATTAGCTCTTATTGATGTTCGTATCAGCCTGCAATTATTCACATTACTAGGACCAGCCATATTCCCAGCAGTGCTCAGGTTATGGAAACGATGAAGTGGAGTAACCATTTGTCTTAAATCCGCATTATATCGACACCGATCTACAAAAccattaaatacaaaaatataggTATTTATATTGAAAATGATTCTATATATTTAGCAGAGTTTCAAGTTTCTGCAATCATATGTTAATCCTTGTGTCAATAACCAAAATACTTGGGGTTGTCCAATAATCAGGGTACTTGGGTACTTTGGGTATTCAAAGTGctttgtggtatcacaataagaACGTTAAAAATATGTTAATGAAATATGAAAAAGGGTACCCTGATATCCAGTCATTGACATAAGGCTTAAATAGATTTAGATTTAAGAGAAGGTTACAAATTGaaagatattttatattatctTACTGAATCGAGTTTTTGGTAGAGGTGTGGCGGGGTATCGGCGGCCAGTGAAACCGTAATACCTGCCCGCCGGTTTATTAATCCAGAAATGCATGCTCCGTTCGATACTTCTCAGATACGCATTGTTATTTACCGTATCTTCGTAAGATTAAATTAGCAAAAAGCTCGATACTTTCTTTGTCACTTTCATAAGTACTTTCGCAGTGAGCCTGCGGACGGTTCTAGTTCAAGTTCCGCAGCCCGTGCATTTTAAATCGATGCACTGCATCGGCGCATTTCTCGTATTCATCATTCACGGCAACTACATTTAAGATAATTTTAAATACAGCCCGACTTTGTCTATCCGACAACTTTAATCACACAATGAGCTTCCGAAGTAAATTCAACGTATCGCGTATACGATAATCTGCATTCAAACGACACGCATCGATACGGAGAAGCAAGACGCGGCTTGAAATTCTACCATCGTCACTTTAAAACCAGGCAAGTATACTAAGGCTGATGAAACTTATACACCGTTTAGTATATGTATTTTTGCCGTTTGAGGGGAATATGGCACACATAATACGTCCCCTTCCTCTTTTTCGACGAGCTTCTAGTTGTATGGTCCGTATGGTTACAAGGTACAATGCTAAATGGCGCTACCTCAATGGCGAATGTGACGTCGCGCTTAGTACGCCTCTACAGGTCAACAGCCGAAGTTCTATCGGAGGGTTGCCACATTCAAAGATGTTGTTATGAACATAACCTACTAATTTTTTgacaatcacgtattaatataaaatgtatTGATAATTATAAAACTGAAAAACTTACAAGCATTTCAAACAATGTTATTTCCTACCAAAAAGTGTATATTTCAACTTAACTTGTATTTCTGTAAACGATTACTTTCCTGTTCTACTGTATGGAAGgagaagtgcaacaatgaagaATATATTTTAGATTCTAATAAAAAAGTGATATTACGTCGAGAGCATGCAAAATTTTTAAAGGTTGCTATTGTAGGATTACCAAATAATGGAAAGAGTACTTTAATAAATCAACTTACAAAAAGAGCAGTACGTATTCTTTTTTATGCTTTTTGTTACCTTGTTTACTTCAGCAGCATATTATGTTTaaagtattttatttaaaaaggaaTATCTGCTTAATAAATAGGTATGTCCGACTTCTTCAAAAGTTCATACTACAATGCACAAATTTGAATCAGTATATTCAGAAAATGATACACAAATTGTATTTATGGATACACCTGGATTAACAGCACCCCACGAAATGAAGAAGTATAATTTAGCAAAAACATTTAAGAACGATCCAGCAGAGTCAATAGCTGAAGCAGATGTTATTGGAATATTACAGGATGTATCTAATATATTTACCAGAATTAAAATTAGCGATATTATTTTGGACTGTTTAAAAAGTAAAAGGGACGATGCATCGCTATTATTGATTCTGAACAAAGTTGATAGGTTAAAACAGAAAGTAGTATTACTAGAAATAATAAATCAACTTACAAATAAAAGTTCTCTGAAATTCGATGATATTTTTATGGTGTCTGCACTCACTGGAGATGGTGTAGATGATTTAagggtaaaatattattaaaaaaatattaggaTAAAAGTAATTGTAACTAATTACCTATGTATTTTACGTTTTAACGTACGTTTCAGAATTATCTGCTCGATTCGGCTAAGATAAACGATTGGCAATATGAGAAAGATGCATTTACCGACCAACCACTTGAAACCGTAATAGAAGAAACAGTAAGAGCTAAATTGCTGGATCACCTTAAACAGGAAATACCATAcaatataaaaacaaaattgGAACATCTTGATATCGGTGAAGACGGAAGTGTTATTGCTCTTGTGTTATTAGACAGTCATAAAAAACGTAGCCTGTATCATTTATTAAAGCAAAGAGGGCAACTACTTAAAAGCATAGCGATGTCGGTAGAAAAGGAATTACGACATGCCTTTAgaactcacgtagtagtgcgattaAGTGTGCAAACTAATCAATTGAAAGAAGaacaaagtaaataaattaacattattattttataattattgtttGTGCATTTTTGTATAGAATATATTAGAATAAAATATCTTTTACTTTTAAACATGATCTTTTTCATTTGTTATAATAAGGAGATACTTGTaatatcaattacaattattatcaATATTATTGTTAAAATATGGAAATGCTAGATCAGTTCCTTTAAGATTTTCTTCTATCCATATGTTGGCTTTAGCGTCAAGATCTGCTGTAAACATATCCCTCCAACCACCACTGTTTCCCTTTCTAACAAATGTCCCTGACGTTAAAATACCGCATTCCTTTAATTCGCTCATATTGACCATTCGATTATCCCGAAAGTTTTTGATATGTAAATAATTTGATACTTCCTTTATTTGTTCATCGGTATACGTTCTTCCAAGAAATTTTGCTACTTTCTTAATAGCTTCGGGAAAGTCCTAGAAATAAAGATATCTCAACAAACTTTAATGCGAGCAAAGCATTTTTTCTCGACTTACGTGTTGCATTTCTtcataaaacataaataaaagaTTTGGATGATCTTTATGCGCCCATGCTTCTTTTAAATGTTCCCAGTAAGGGCTCCATGGCGCTAAAGGTGTTGGACGTCGAGTaagttatattttataaaaattccgtTATTATATTTACAGTATTTAACAATACTTACTGAGATTATTTTGAAAGAAGTTCCAAAACATCGCAAAATCACCCACGTACCCTTGTGTCTTGATTGCTCTGTTTAAATGGTACCAAGAAACGCCGACATCTTTAGGATTTCGCGCGACGTATACTATCTTTCATAAAATAGTTATTTTAAACAGAatttataattccatatttcgttGTTTCGACAATTATCTTTTACCTTACAGCCAGTGTCCAGAATACCGGGTAATAAGCTAAACGGAAAGTGCGATTTGATAAATCTAGGCGATGGCAATTTCTCTACAACCTCATATCCTGGAACGCTGAGACCTCTACaaaattcttctttttctttatcGCCTTTATTCATTTCCACAAATTCACGTGTTACTTCCGGATGATTGAACATACTGAAcctgaaaaaaaatattgttttagaatatacagggtgatcggccacccctgggaaaaatcttaattagattctaggggccaaaataagacgaaaatcaagaataccaatttgttgattgaggctttgttaaaaagttattaacgtttaaagttccgcctgcagAACGGCGATcttcgaacagctgcgtgctttgaactttaaacgttaataactttttaacgaagcctcgacaaacaaattgttattcttgattttcgtcttattttggcccccagaatcccccattaaaatttttcccagggttggccgaacaccctgtatatgacagATTCTAATTCGTTAATACATTTTTATCTATTGAAAAGTTGAATCGATCAATTGATTTGATTGATTAAAAAACAAATGTAGACCATACTAACTCAAGAAATGAAAATCGTTCTGCAAGGAATTCCTTTCTTGCTCtttcaaaatttaaattattcgacAACAGCCAAACCAATTCCAGAGTCCATGTTGTACCTAAAAGAAATTAGAAAAGTATTATTGGATGTTTAAAACGAAAAGAACAATCGTTATTAtccgttaaatttattttatatttcttattacaAGTAGATTTATGTAATAAAAAATGCAACTTCTGATTAAAACTATTCCAAGTTGACTTTTGTAGACTTTCCAAGGTCATTAAAAGGTTCGATTAAATGACAATTTGCCCCTCTCCCTCCCTCGAGACTATAAAAATTTTATCAGttattttttcatataatttttatttttcttatttgcCTTGGGAGATTAAAATGGGATAACCtgtctaatatacagggtgttcggccatccatgggaaatattttaatgggggatactagagaccaaaataaggcgaaaatcaagaataccaatttgttgatcgaggcttcgttaaaaagttattaacaattaaattcaaaaattccaaatcgttctggaaaaattattttcggttgtgggggtcaattacaatcatttttggtgaatacacatacccccgaaatcctatccactttctagaaaaaaattccttaccgaaaatctaatttggcgcctaaatttttcgacgaaaaaaaaaatattcaaatcgttttggaaaaattattttcggttacgggggtcaattacgatcatttttggtcattacacgtacccccgaaatcttgtgcattttcgagaaaaaaattcagaacggtcggaactttagacgttactaactttttaacgaagcgtccatcaagaaattggtattcttgattttcgtcttattttggcctctagaatcccccattaaaatatttcccacgagtggcccaacaccctgtattttgtttaaagagatAGTTCACATTTACCAGATCTTGGATGAGACAGAACCCATGTATCATCAGGCCTTGCCTTGAAGTTGTAAAATCCTTTACCCTGTTTCGTGTATCTAAACGGAAATAACCACTTTTTGGGTCCTACGAGTACCCAGCCGTCTCTTTCGCCTTTAAATACTTTTAACATCTCATTGGTAGTTTCCTCGTCCAAAATTTCATAGTTTGGTGGTTCGAGAGCCATCTTCGTACGCACAGAAATCGACAATGTTACCTTTCGTGTCTGTTTTTAAATGCGTTGGATCGTCGATTCCCGTTCTTCACTCGCTTTATCGTTTTGTAAAACACTATTTCGACTTAAACGATACGTATCcgttatattttaataaatttacttCGAATAATCAAATTCATATTCTAATCGACAAATAGTGGTGATTATAAGAGATTTTAGATGAGAAGTTGAAATGTTTAAGAATTGGATCTATCTATAAGAAAGAACCATGCCCACGCGACGAACCAGAACGCAAAACTGCCGGaagaaatattatatttgtatAAAATCTAAAGACGAAGGTAAGAATTCAGGCCAATAGTGACTTTCACCTTACTCAGCTGTCCCCTTTCTTTCCTATTTATTAATTCGTTCATGGTCGTTGAACTTGACTTTCAACATCGAACTATAAACACTCGATcgattaaaaataaagttaaataaaaaattacagttcattttaattttttattcttttgttAAAATACCAACGATCTCTATAATGGTTGTACTATTCTTTTTGTATAGTGGGAGCATTGAATTTATCTAATTTTTGGTTGAAAATAGAGTTACTTAAATATCAGCTGCTTCAATCCAATAACAGTTGAGCGATATTTATCCATCGATTTgttaaaacaatattttgttATTACCGTATAACATGCAgtatattaatgtttaaaatcaGACAATGTAATTACATCTTCAAAAAGAAAATGTTTTATTTCATTTGGTTTTAATGGAAAGtgtattatttaatttcatcacttcaattgtaaaaaaaatgattaaattatCAATACAACTAGAGATTGTTCCCTCCTTGATAATGCGAAACTTCAAATTTTTCCGGCCTAATTATTTTGAATAGGA
This genomic window from Colletes latitarsis isolate SP2378_abdomen chromosome 8, iyColLati1, whole genome shotgun sequence contains:
- the LOC143344524 gene encoding protein HID1, giving the protein MGNADTKLNFRKAVVQLTSKTQVINATDDTFWDQFWSENVTNVQDIFTLIPAPEIRILREEAPSNLATLCYKAVEKLVKAVDNSCRTQREQQTVLNCCRLLTRLLPYIFEDPDWKGFFWSSLPGKEDEESIPLAHSLLNALCDLLFCPDFTVAANRKSGPDKAEELQSIDSCEYIWEAGVGFAHSPPRYSILDSNRTELLKLLLTCFSETMYNPPMDLSVTPNKWIQHLTSSENRHALPMFTSLLNTVCAYDPVGLGVPYNHLLFTDSLEPLVDVALQILIVTLDHDTSGGAPLEEGILGDNLFINYLSRIHRDEDFQFVLKGITRLLNNPLMQTYLPNSTKKVHFHQELLVFFWKMCDYNKKFLYYVLKSSDVLEVLVPILYHLNDSRADQSRVGLMHIGVFILLLLSGERNFGVRLNKPYTATVPMDIPVFTGTHADLLVTVFHKIITTGHQRLQPLFDCLLTILVNVSPYLKTLSMVASTKLLHLLEAFSTPWFLFSAPTNHHLVFFLLEIFNNIIQYQFDGNSNLVYTIIRKRQVFHALANLPSDCNTIAKSLSKRQRRHVPASTSSENINEAAMEGSHPAQPAEPGTLKATLLETPGIEKMTEKESAHPLSPSVNVDVGKANHQNNTDSSEDLMSSTKNTVIPKGGIRVAEYTNSSNNINQWVPSSDWVYQWKSKLPLQTIMRLLQVLVPQVEKICIDKGLTDESEILKFLQHGTLVGLLPVPHPILIRRYQANAGTTAWFRTYMWGVIYLRNVEPPIWYDTDVKLFEIQRV
- the LOC143344530 gene encoding uncharacterized protein LOC143344530 — its product is MHFWINKPAGRYYGFTGRRYPATPLPKTRFNRCRYNADLRQMVTPLHRFHNLSTAGNMAGPSNVNNCRLIRTSIRANNSETQNRFPVGSSQRTQLNNIPNNVTTAGNNQLILSNTTPNGTNRSLLDFSEFNDAEIASYRLRCGLWITFVLAAGFVAAAKLYFANQGQGLEIFVFWGLSTLLVFACLYSIVCRRSQRNNHQEHRIQEEHIASVTATNTIPTENIRPVSVVRQNPPPPYHIAILIPPNSTDEAPPPSYDKVMR
- the LOC143344528 gene encoding GTPase Era, mitochondrial isoform X2; this translates as MLFPTKKCIFQLNLYFCKRLLSCSTVWKEKCNNEEYILDSNKKVILRREHAKFLKVAIVGLPNNGKSTLINQLTKRAVCPTSSKVHTTMHKFESVYSENDTQIVFMDTPGLTAPHEMKKYNLAKTFKNDPAESIAEADVIGILQDNYLLDSAKINDWQYEKDAFTDQPLETVIEETVRAKLLDHLKQEIPYNIKTKLEHLDIGEDGSVIALVLLDSHKKRSLYHLLKQRGQLLKSIAMSVEKELRHAFRTHVVVRLSVQTNQLKEEQSK
- the LOC143344528 gene encoding GTPase Era, mitochondrial isoform X1; the protein is MLFPTKKCIFQLNLYFCKRLLSCSTVWKEKCNNEEYILDSNKKVILRREHAKFLKVAIVGLPNNGKSTLINQLTKRAVCPTSSKVHTTMHKFESVYSENDTQIVFMDTPGLTAPHEMKKYNLAKTFKNDPAESIAEADVIGILQDVSNIFTRIKISDIILDCLKSKRDDASLLLILNKVDRLKQKVVLLEIINQLTNKSSLKFDDIFMVSALTGDGVDDLRNYLLDSAKINDWQYEKDAFTDQPLETVIEETVRAKLLDHLKQEIPYNIKTKLEHLDIGEDGSVIALVLLDSHKKRSLYHLLKQRGQLLKSIAMSVEKELRHAFRTHVVVRLSVQTNQLKEEQSK
- the LOC143344528 gene encoding GTPase Era, mitochondrial isoform X3 translates to MHKFESVYSENDTQIVFMDTPGLTAPHEMKKYNLAKTFKNDPAESIAEADVIGILQDVSNIFTRIKISDIILDCLKSKRDDASLLLILNKVDRLKQKVVLLEIINQLTNKSSLKFDDIFMVSALTGDGVDDLRNYLLDSAKINDWQYEKDAFTDQPLETVIEETVRAKLLDHLKQEIPYNIKTKLEHLDIGEDGSVIALVLLDSHKKRSLYHLLKQRGQLLKSIAMSVEKELRHAFRTHVVVRLSVQTNQLKEEQSK
- the LOC143344527 gene encoding sulfotransferase 1B1; translated protein: MALEPPNYEILDEETTNEMLKVFKGERDGWVLVGPKKWLFPFRYTKQGKGFYNFKARPDDTWVLSHPRSGTTWTLELVWLLSNNLNFERARKEFLAERFSFLEFSMFNHPEVTREFVEMNKGDKEKEEFCRGLSVPGYEVVEKLPSPRFIKSHFPFSLLPGILDTGCKIVYVARNPKDVGVSWYHLNRAIKTQGYVGDFAMFWNFFQNNLTPWSPYWEHLKEAWAHKDHPNLLFMFYEEMQHDFPEAIKKVAKFLGRTYTDEQIKEVSNYLHIKNFRDNRMVNMSELKECGILTSGTFVRKGNSGGWRDMFTADLDAKANIWIEENLKGTDLAFPYFNNNIDNNCN